A region from the Alnus glutinosa chromosome 5, dhAlnGlut1.1, whole genome shotgun sequence genome encodes:
- the LOC133869188 gene encoding uncharacterized protein LOC133869188 gives MDQGRHPYAYRAPRPPVPPMTTPTDSTPVYTEAWPPHPDGAYRPLLPGMVAVPTSDHGQTSTAGVGSSPLSEPPTLSQLGFTQPGNAYRWWVQEGVGSQGYAPYFPYTYSRPMTCNPDSETQDCRFPLSQTGEMQMPAVGLGQIPAQAAMQGQILGPRQMPASGASQGPGHVERQMPLPGESQMPLSGESQMPLSGESQMPDVGGSQTTHEEDVAMLGTDQLAPGSPQGMDSDDDQHPPPAGEVGEEVAGDPATQHIGTGQIRLMGYNPDGTIYYEVIDDPARNWVLPRGKKVVLQYNAAIQPVGRACNRFRREVGKMIRSGSYIHMRDEWARVNRQIKQAMWNALMEEFYLPVSVDMRRAQQEAWNDIGRKHRSWKSRFKTQLRIGDGDTPESIRARMPEKFFEQYDAEDVEFLLRDWCREHKIATSERMKRLRERNDLPHCAGSKSYARFNHEEACTSGTPPTRAASFVKTHAKKDGTFLNDRTRVLCERMTQSLASDPAATQSVSADTVRWAPNDAYEQAIGRPEYAGRVRQVGPNVTPVRGTCFSYRPRSQGGPSQGTSRDWAEQSRKMEEMQAELHAERARNDRLEQRVQQFDGIEQRLREMEVFMSSMAVPAPCVGNQSSPAHVGSTSSVGSASAGNSTTVGTLSPVGRQLSQHSTVATPSPATPFIAQQSPVGENTPGTVPRDSQRRLSDL, from the exons atggaccagggacgccatccttatgcatatcgggcacctcgcccacccgtgccccccatgaccacgcccactgattcgacgCCAGTATATACTGAGGCGTGGCCACcccacccagacggggcttatagaccattgttgccgggtatggtggccgtgcccacgtcagatcacgggcagaccagcacagctggagttggcagctctccattgtcggagccgccgacattatctcagttagggttcacccaaccgggtaacgcctatcgatggtgggtgcaagagggggtggggtcacagggttatgcgccgtactttccgtatacgtatagtcgacctatgacgtgtaaccctgatagtgagacgcaggattgtagatttccactgtcacagaccggggagatgcagatgccggctgtggggttgggacagataccggcacaggcggcgatgcagggccagattttagggccgagacagatgccagcatcgggggcgagtcagggcccggggcatgtagagaggCAGATGCCGTtacctggtgagagccagatgccgctttccggtgagagtcagatgccgctttccggtgagagtcagatgccagatgtgggggggagccagactacccatgaggaggacgttgcgatgttgggtaccgatcagttggcccccggtagcccccagggtatggattcagatgatgatcagcatcctccaccagccggagaggttggcgaggaggttgcaggcgacccagcgacgcaGCACATAGGGACtgggcagattcggttgatgg ggtacaacccagacgggaccatttattatgaggtgattgacgacccagcgagaaactgggtgctcccgagggggaagaaggttgtattgcagtacaatgctgctatacaacctgtaggacgagcctgcaatcgttttcggcgggaagtgggcaagatgatcaggagtgggtcctacatacacatgcgggacgaatgggcgagggtaaataggcagattaagcaggcaatgtggaacgcactgatg gaggagttctatctacctgtatcagttgacatgcgcagggcacaacaggaggcgtggaatgatattggacgtaagcaccgctcgtggaagtcgaggttcaaaacccaactacgaattggagacggtgacacgcccgagagtatccgtgcaAGAATGccggagaaattttttgagcagtatgatgcagaagatgtagaattcctgctgagagattggtgcagagagcataaaatc gcaacctctgaacggatgaagaggttgcgggagcggaatgacctaccccattgtgcgggatctaaaagttatgccagatttaatcacgaggag gcatgtacatctggcacgccccccactcgcgccgcgtcgttcgtgaagacccacgcaaagaaggacggcactttcctgaacgaccgtacacgggtcttatgc gagaggatgacgcagagtttagccagtgatccagccgccacgcaaagcgtctccgcagacacggtgcgttgggcaccgaacgacgcttacgaacaggcgattgggaggcctgagtatgcagggagggttcggcaggttggcccgaacgtcacacctgttcgagggacatgtttttcatataggcctcggtcacaggggggaccatctcaggggacgtctcgggattgggccgaacagtctcggaagatggaagagatgcaagcggagctacatgctgagcgagcgaggaatgaccgtttggagcagcgcgtgcaacagttcgacggcatagagcagcgcttgcgagagatggaggtcttcatgtcctccatggcagtaccagcaccatgtgttggtaatcagtcttctcctgcacacgtaggtagtacgtcgtccgttggtagtgcatctgcag gtaattcgacaacggttggtacgttgtcgcctgttggacgacagctgagccagcactccactgtcgctacaccttcgcccgctacaccattcattgcgcagcaatcgccggtgggcgagaacacgcctgggacggtacctcgtgattcgcagagacgcctttcagatttgtag